A stretch of the Filimonas lacunae genome encodes the following:
- a CDS encoding Dph6-related ATP pyrophosphatase translates to MNKTYMNWSGGKDSSLCLLQVLRNKQYHVGTLLTSVNATHDRISMHGVRRSLLMQQARAMNLPLTTIELPEQPSMETYEAILMEKIHQLQHDRYTHALFGDIFLEDLKQYREAQLARAGITGVFPLWKRDTRELMQEFIQAGFKAIVVCVNEQYLDKNFCGRMIDESFVRDLPPHVDICGENGEYHSFVFDGPLFMHPITCTLGETVYRQYPAPESDNNTTQQYGFYFCDLLPAE, encoded by the coding sequence ATGAACAAAACATACATGAATTGGAGCGGTGGCAAAGATTCTTCTTTATGCCTGTTACAAGTGTTACGGAACAAACAATACCACGTAGGCACACTGCTTACCAGTGTTAATGCCACACACGATCGCATCTCTATGCACGGCGTTCGCAGAAGCCTGCTTATGCAGCAGGCCCGGGCCATGAACCTTCCCCTGACCACTATTGAATTGCCGGAACAGCCTTCTATGGAAACATACGAAGCTATATTAATGGAGAAGATACACCAGCTGCAACACGATCGATATACACATGCTTTGTTTGGAGACATTTTCCTGGAAGACTTAAAACAATACCGCGAAGCACAATTGGCCCGTGCAGGCATCACAGGCGTTTTTCCTTTATGGAAAAGAGATACACGCGAGTTGATGCAGGAGTTTATACAAGCAGGCTTCAAGGCCATAGTAGTTTGTGTGAACGAACAATACCTTGACAAAAACTTCTGTGGACGAATGATAGATGAATCATTTGTACGTGATCTGCCACCCCATGTGGATATATGTGGCGAAAACGGAGAATATCATTCTTTTGTATTTGACGGGCCATTGTTTATGCATCCAATAACCTGCACCCTTGGCGAAACCGTATATCGCCAATACCCAGCCCCTGAATCAGACAATAATACCACCCAACAGTATGGCTTTTACTTTTGCGATCTTTTGCCAGCTGAATAA
- a CDS encoding carboxylesterase family protein: MKALHSCLLFVAMIFSLSGWAQRTTIDNTLPDSLTAARTRSALNSLPATDYIKQTYYQNDSLLHYRLLTPVDVAANNKYPLIITLHNSSRIGDDNEKQLEPMARIWLRDDIRWKYKAYVLAPQFTTRSSNYQEDSLRHTLVSIPSSDVWLLLALIKQVQEEYKDIDPARIYLVGYSMGGSTAQNLMSLAPELFAAMVSVAAVPDFSNIAAVSTKPVWLIHGQKDDENPYIGSRQLFEAMPHNRQLLFTTYTQLDHNVITIPLLLSNQVPQWLFKQYKKR, encoded by the coding sequence ATGAAAGCCTTACACAGTTGTTTATTGTTTGTAGCAATGATATTCTCCCTTAGTGGTTGGGCCCAGCGAACTACTATTGATAACACTTTGCCTGATAGCCTTACAGCTGCCCGCACCCGAAGCGCTTTAAACAGTTTACCAGCCACTGACTATATAAAGCAAACCTATTATCAGAACGATAGTTTGCTCCACTACCGGCTTTTGACGCCTGTTGATGTAGCTGCTAACAATAAATATCCGCTTATTATCACGCTTCATAATTCTTCCCGGATAGGGGATGATAATGAAAAACAGCTGGAGCCTATGGCCCGTATATGGTTACGGGATGATATCAGGTGGAAGTATAAAGCTTACGTGCTGGCTCCGCAGTTTACTACCCGTTCTTCTAACTACCAGGAGGATAGTTTGCGTCATACATTAGTATCTATACCTTCTTCAGATGTATGGTTGTTACTGGCACTGATAAAACAGGTGCAGGAGGAATATAAAGATATTGACCCCGCCCGTATTTACCTGGTTGGCTATTCAATGGGGGGCTCTACGGCGCAAAACCTGATGAGCCTGGCGCCTGAACTATTTGCAGCCATGGTGTCGGTAGCGGCAGTACCTGATTTTTCTAATATTGCGGCTGTTAGCACTAAGCCTGTATGGTTAATTCATGGACAAAAGGACGATGAAAATCCATACATCGGAAGCCGGCAGCTATTTGAAGCCATGCCACACAACAGGCAGTTGCTTTTTACTACTTATACCCAGCTGGATCACAATGTGATTACCATTCCGCTATTGTTATCTAACCAGGTGCCGCAATGGTTATTTAAGCAGTATAAAAAGCGTTAG
- a CDS encoding TetR/AcrR family transcriptional regulator, whose amino-acid sequence MKKSEATRFMILQKAFELIYLKGYKSTSIDDIIATTQVTKGAFFYHFKSKDEMGLAIINEIMTPTLTSSFIEPLQKEANPLDAIYKLMYHLLIKNDFLKVEFGCPAANFTQEMTPWNEEFSKALDKLTKEWTKVMVDVIEKGKKDGFIRADVNAKQVTSFVMSGYWGIRNFGKLENNKSVYQPYLKELKNYLRSLQ is encoded by the coding sequence ATGAAAAAGTCAGAGGCTACACGATTCATGATTTTACAAAAGGCATTTGAGCTGATCTATTTAAAAGGCTATAAATCCACCAGTATTGACGACATAATAGCCACCACGCAGGTAACCAAGGGAGCTTTCTTTTATCACTTTAAAAGTAAAGACGAAATGGGGCTGGCCATTATCAATGAAATCATGACTCCCACCCTCACCAGCAGCTTTATAGAGCCTTTACAAAAAGAAGCGAATCCATTAGACGCCATTTACAAACTAATGTATCACCTGCTGATAAAAAATGATTTTTTAAAAGTAGAGTTTGGTTGCCCCGCCGCCAACTTCACACAGGAAATGACGCCCTGGAACGAAGAGTTTAGCAAAGCACTGGACAAGCTCACCAAAGAATGGACAAAGGTAATGGTAGACGTTATTGAAAAAGGGAAGAAAGACGGATTCATCAGGGCCGATGTCAACGCAAAACAAGTCACCTCTTTTGTAATGTCGGGCTACTGGGGTATCCGGAATTTTGGAAAACTGGAAAACAATAAAAGCGTTTACCAGCCTTATTTGAAAGAATTAAAAAACTACCTGCGCAGCCTGCAATAA